The DNA window TGATGAGGGGGTCAAGGAACGCCATGAGCGGGTGCTCGGGCACGggggcgtcggcggcgggcgcggccGAGCCGAAAGCCGCCTTGCAGCCGCCACAAGCGGTGTGGCCGACAACAACGACCTGCGTCACGCCAAGGTGGAGGACGGCGTAGTTGAGCACAGCGTTGGCCGAGTTGTCCTCAAGGTGGAACTGGTTGGCAATGTTGCGCTGGTATCAGCGTCAGAGTCAACGATTGCGGAATGGGACGTCCCCATTCCCTCTGGGCCCAAGGTGGGGCCAACGAGCCAACGGGTTAACGTACGTGAACAAAGATGTCGCCGGGCTTGCCGCCACAAATAGTCGTCTCGGGGATCCGCGAGTCGGCGCACCCAATCCAGAGGACGTTGGGAGCCTGGCCTTTGGAAAGGGTGGTGAGGAACGCCGGGTCCATCTCGTTGGCGGCCTGGACCCAAATCTGGttgccctcgacgagggGCTGGAGGGCGGCGAACGACATGGTGACGGGACTGAACTGGCTGTGGTGGTTGGTGGGGCGCAGCTCTATGAGCTGCGCAAGAGTTTATAGTCTGCCAGAGGCGCACAGTGCGCAGTGCGCTCGGTGGCAGTGGTGAGAAGATCAGC is part of the Cutaneotrichosporon cavernicola HIS019 DNA, chromosome: 7a genome and encodes:
- a CDS encoding uncharacterized protein (Reversible hydration of carbon dioxide) encodes the protein MSFAALQPLVEGNQIWVQAANEMDPAFLTTLSKGQAPNVLWIGCADSRIPETTICGGKPGDIFVHRNIANQFHLEDNSANAVLNYAVLHLGVTQVVVVGHTACGGCKAAFGSAAPAADAPVPEHPLMAFLDPLIKLRHSLPADATIDDLTRENVRVGVQNLTQSSTINEAWALGKQVYVHGWIYDLASGRLSDLGMTQGPK